The sequence CGCGGAGAGGACGACCGCGGAGACCCGGACGAGTTTGTGCCAGGTCTTCGCGTACATGCGCGCCCTGAGGGGGGCGTCGAGGTAGGGGTTGCTCATGGGGCGGCCTCATTCCTTCAGGCCCCACAGTGTGAGCGGGGGACGGGCGCGCCGGGGACAACTCGTGTGTATCGGTCGGTTTCCGGTGGGAAGTTGTCGGGTTCGGGCGGGCGGTGGGCTTTACCAGTTCTCCAGGAGTTCTTCCTCGGTCTTCTCTTCCGGGGTGTCGTCGTCCTCCGATTCGTTCAGTTCGAACCAGACCGTTTTGCCCTCGGGTTCGGGGCGGACGCCCCAGGCGGAGGCGAGGAGGTCGAGGAGGATGAGGCCGCGGCCGGAGGAGGCGAGTTCGCCGGGGGCTTGCTGGTGGGGGAGTTCGTCGCCCTGGTCGGTGACCTCGACGCGGAGGTGGCGGGTGCCGGCGTGGCCGAGGAGGCGGGCGGCGAGGGCGGCGGACTGGTCGGTGTGGACGAGGACGTTGCCGAGGAGTTCGGAGGTGAGGAGGACCGCCGTGTCGACCTGGTCCTGGCGGGCCCAGTCGTGGAGGAGGAGGCGGAGTTCCGCGCGGGCCTCGGCGAGGCCCTCGGGGCGGTCCTGGCGCAGCGTGAGGACGAGGCGGCGTTCGGGGATCGCGCCCGTGCCCTGTTCGGGGTGGGCGTCGCGGCGGAGCAGGAGGAGGGCGATGTCGTCGCCGCCGTGCGCGGGGGCCACCTCGGGGTCGGGGGTCTCGACGGTGGCGAGGAGGCGGTCGGCCATGCCCTCCAGGTCGCCCGGGTCGGCCTCGGTCAGCGCGTCGCGCAGCCGGACCCAGCCGGTGAACATGTCGTCGCCGCCGTTCTCGATGAGCCCGTCGGTGCAGAGCATCAGGATCTCGCCGGGGTCGAGTTCGACGAGGTCGACGGGGTAGTCGTTGGCGCCGCCGAGCAGGCCGAGCGGGAGCCCGCCCCGTACGTGCTTGATCAGGCACGTACCGTCCGGCAGGCGCAGGACGGGGTGCGGGTGGCCCGCGCGGGCGAGCATGAGGACGCCGGTGGCGGGGTCGGCCTCGACGTACAGGCAGGTCGCGAAGCGGTCCTCGTCGAGGGCGGCGAGGAAGCGCGAGGTGCGGGCGAGGATCGCGTCGGGCCCGTGGCCCTCGGCGGCGTAGGCGTGGACCGCCGTGCGCAGTTGCGACATGAGGCCCGCCGCGTGCACGTCGTGGCCCTGCACGTCGCCGACGACGCAGGCGATCTTCCCGCCGGGGAGCTGGATCACGTCGTACCAGTCGCCGCCGACCATGAGG comes from Streptomyces sp. Tu6071 and encodes:
- a CDS encoding ATP-binding SpoIIE family protein phosphatase; protein product: MDEALRVTARLRDEQGFDLNGQVVFGVGENFLHAEGQSGYRAPGQTDTGELRMPLSTRHPATEVAHTGRAVWLESPEAYARGYPAMWRLTSRRGREAWAYLPLVTGGKVQGVWLAAFGAPRVFSAADRALLRTAAALLTSALERSRTGAAELALSRGLRSSMGAAAGGVRKGLTVANRYVPTGGGLMVGGDWYDVIQLPGGKIACVVGDVQGHDVHAAGLMSQLRTAVHAYAAEGHGPDAILARTSRFLAALDEDRFATCLYVEADPATGVLMLARAGHPHPVLRLPDGTCLIKHVRGGLPLGLLGGANDYPVDLVELDPGEILMLCTDGLIENGGDDMFTGWVRLRDALTEADPGDLEGMADRLLATVETPDPEVAPAHGGDDIALLLLRRDAHPEQGTGAIPERRLVLTLRQDRPEGLAEARAELRLLLHDWARQDQVDTAVLLTSELLGNVLVHTDQSAALAARLLGHAGTRHLRVEVTDQGDELPHQQAPGELASSGRGLILLDLLASAWGVRPEPEGKTVWFELNESEDDDTPEEKTEEELLENW